A window of the Drosophila ananassae strain 14024-0371.13 unplaced genomic scaffold, ASM1763931v2 tig00000205, whole genome shotgun sequence genome harbors these coding sequences:
- the LOC6505206 gene encoding histone H2B, translating into MPPKTSGKAAKKAGKAQKNITKNDKKKKRKRKESYAIYIYKVLKQVHPDTGISSKAMSIMNSFVNDIFERIAAEASRLAHYNKRSTITSREIQTAVRLLLPGELAKHAVSEGTKAVTKYTSSK; encoded by the coding sequence ATGCCGCCGAAAACCAGTGGAAAGGCAGCCAAGAAGGCTGGCAAAGCTCAGAAAAATATAACCAAGAAtgataagaagaagaagcgcaAGAGGAAGGAAAGCTATGCTATTTACATCTACAAGGTTCTGAAGCAGGTTCACCCTGACACTGGAATTTCGTCTAAAGCTATGAGTATAATGAACAGCTTCGTAAACGATATCTTTGAGCGTATTGCTGCTGAGGCTTCGCGTCTGGCTCATTACAACAAGCGCTCGACCATCACCAGTCGGGAAATCCAAACGGCTGTTCGTCTTCTCCTGCCTGGAGAGTTGGCCAAGCATGCCGTTAGTGAAGGAACCAAGGCTGTCACTAAGTATACAAGCTCCAAGTAG
- the LOC123258349 gene encoding histone H1-like, whose translation MSDSAVATSASPVAAPPAPVEKKVTAKKATGSAATKAKKTTAPPSHPPTQQMVDASIKNLKERGGSSLLAIKKYITATYKCDAQKLAPFIKKYLKSAVANGKLIQTKGKGASGSFKLSASAKKEPKPKPSSVEKKTKTKKVSTKKTGATTKKAAGAADKKPKTKKAVATKKTAEKKKTEKAKAKDAKKSGNVKAKAVASKVKPSSAKPKAAKAPKAKPAASAKPKKTVKKAAAPATAKKPKAKTTAAKK comes from the coding sequence atgtccgATTCAGCAGTAGCTACATCCGCGTCTCCTGTGGCAGCTCCACCTGCACCGGTTGAGAAGAAAGTAACAGCCAAAAAGGCAACGGGCTCCGCTGCCACAAAGGCGAAGAAGACCACTGCACCACCATCGCATCCGCCAACTCAACAAATGGTAGACGCTTCAATAAAGAATTTGAAGGAGCGTGGGGGCTCGTCCCTCCTAGCAATCAAGAAGTACATTACTGCCACGTACAAATGCGATGCTCAGAAGCTGGCTCCTTTCATCAAGAAGTACCTGAAGTCTGCCGTTGCCAACGGTAAGCTGATCCAGACGAAGGGAAAGGGTGCTTCTGGTTCGTTTAAACTGTCAGCTTCTGCCAAGAAGGAGCCCAAGCCAAAGCCTTCTTCTGTtgagaaaaaaactaaaaccaagAAGGTATCCACCAAGAAGACCGGAGCCACCACTAAAAAGGCCGCCGGAGCTGCCGACAAGAAgcccaaaactaaaaaagccGTGGCTACTAAGAAGACcgctgaaaagaaaaagaccGAGAAGGCCAAGGCAAAGGACGCTAAGAAATCTGGTAACGTTAAGGCAAAAGCAGTAGCATCAAAGGTGAAGCCATCATCAGCCAAACCAAAGGCAGCTAAAGCCCCAAAGGCTAAACCAGCTGCATCTGCTAAGCCCAAAAAGACTGTGAAGAAAGCCGCTGCTCCTGCTACCGCAAAGAAGCCAAAAGCTAAGACCacggcagcaaaaaaataa
- the LOC123258360 gene encoding histone H3: MARTKQTARKSTGGKAPRKQLATKAARKSAPATGGVKKPHRYRPGTVALREIRRYQKSTELLIRKLPFQRLVREIAQDFKTDLRFQSSAVMALQEASEAYLVGLFEDTNLCAIHAKRVTIMPKDIQLARRIRGERA; this comes from the coding sequence ATGGCTCGTACAAAGCAGACTGCTCGTAAATCGACTGGTGGCAAGGCGCCACGCAAACAACTGGCTACAAAGGCCGCACGGAAGAGTGCTCCAGCCACCGGAGGAGTAAAGAAGCCCCATCGCTATCGTCCCGGAACTGTGGCTCTCCGTGAAATCCGTCGCTACCAGAAGAGTACCGAGTTGTTGATCCGCAAGCTGCCATTCCAGCGGTTGGTGCGTGAAATAGCTCAGGACTTCAAGACAGATTTGCGCTTCCAGAGCTCGGCTGTGATGGCTTTGCAGGAAGCTAGCGAAGCCTATCTGGTTGGTCTGTTTGAAGATACCAATTTGTGCGCCATTCATGCCAAGCGCGTTACTATTATGCCCAAAGACATCCAGCTGGCTCGTCGTATCCGTGGAGAGCGCgcttaa
- the LOC123258341 gene encoding uncharacterized protein LOC123258341 — MTGRGKGGKGLGKGGAKRHRKVLRDNIQGITKPAIRRLARRGGVKRISGLIYEETRGVLKVFLENVIRDAVTYTEHAKRKTVTAMDVVYALKRQGRTLYGFGVADPALAIYIYKVLKQVHPDTGISSKAMSIMNSFVNDIFERIAAEASRLAHYNKRSTITSREIQTAVRLLLPGELAKHAKMTGRGKGGKGLGKGGAKRHRKVLRDNIQGITKPAIRRLARRGGVKRISGLIYEETRGVLKVFLENVIRDAVTYTEHAKRKTVTAMDVVYALKRQGRTLYGFGG; from the exons ATGACAGGTCGTGGTAAAGGTGGCAAGGGCTTGGGAAAAGGTGGCGCCAAGCGTCATCGCAAAGTCTTGCGTGATAACATCCAGGGTATTACAAAGCCAGCTATTCGCCGTTTGGCTCGTCGTGGCGGTGTGAAGCGCATCTCTGGTCTTATCTACGAGGAAACTCGTGGAGTCCTGAAAGTGTTCTTGGAGAACGTTATTCGTGACGCCGTCACCTACACCGAACACGCCAAAAGGAAGACAGTGACGGCCATGGATGTTGTTTATGCTCTGAAGAGACAGGGACGCACTCTATACGGCTTCGGcg TGGCCGACCCAGCTCTAGCTATTTACATCTACAAGGTTCTGAAGCAGGTTCACCCTGACACTGGAATTTCGTCTAAAGCTATGAGTATAATGAACAGCTTCGTAAACGATATCTTTGAGCGTATTGCTGCTGAGGCTTCGCGTCTGGCTCATTACAACAAGCGCTCGACCATCACCAGTCGGGAAATCCAAACGGCTGTTCGTCTTCTCCTGCCTGGAGAGTTGGCCAAGCATGCC AAAATGACAGGTCGTGGTAAAGGTGGCAAGGGCTTGGGAAAAGGTGGCGCCAAGCGTCATCGCAAAGTCTTGCGTGATAACATCCAGGGTATTACAAAGCCAGCTATTCGCCGTTTGGCTCGTCGTGGCGGTGTGAAGCGCATCTCTGGTCTTATCTACGAGGAAACTCGTGGAGTCCTGAAAGTGTTCTTGGAGAACGTTATTCGTGACGCCGTCACCTACACCGAACACGCCAAAAGGAAGACAGTGACGGCCATGGATGTTGTTTATGCTCTGAAGAGACAGGGACGCACTCTATACGGCTTCGGcggttaa
- the LOC123258365 gene encoding histone H2A produces the protein MSGRGKGGKVKGKAKSRSNRAGLQFPVGRIHRLLRKGNYAERVGAGAPVYLAAVMEYLAAEVLELAGNAARDNKKTRIIPRHLQLAIRNDEELNKLLSGVTIAQGGVLPNIQAVLLPKKTEKKA, from the coding sequence atgtctGGTCGTGGCAAGGGTGGAAAAGTGAAGGGAAAGGCAAAGTCCCGATCGAATCGTGCTGGTCTTCAGTTCCCCGTCGGACGTATTCACCGTCTGCTCCGCAAAGGCAACTATGCTGAACGCGTTGGTGCCGGCGCTCCTGTTTACCTGGCTGCCGTTATGGAATACCTGGCAGCTGAAGTTCTCGAGTTAGCTGGCAATGCTGCCCGTGATAACAAGAAGACTAGGATTATTCCCCGTCATCTCCAGTTGGCTATTCGCAATGACGAGGAGTTGAACAAGCTGCTCTCTGGTGTCACCATAGCTCAGGGTGGCGTGTTGCCCAACATCCAGGCTGTGCTTTTGCCCAAGAAGACCGAGAAGAAGGCCTAA
- the LOC123258369 gene encoding histone H2A: protein MSGRGKGGKVKGKAKSRSNRAGLQFPVGRIHRLLRKGNYAERVGAGAPVYLAAVMEYLAAEVLELAGNAARDNKKTRIIPRHLQLAIRNDEELNKLLSGVTIAQGGVLPNIQAVLLPKKTEKKA from the coding sequence atgtctggTCGTGGCAAGGGTGGAAAAGTGAAGGGAAAGGCAAAGTCCCGATCGAATCGTGCTGGTCTTCAGTTCCCCGTCGGACGTATTCACCGTCTGCTCCGCAAAGGCAACTATGCTGAACGCGTTGGTGCCGGCGCTCCTGTTTACCTGGCTGCCGTTATGGAATACCTGGCAGCTGAAGTTCTCGAGTTAGCTGGCAATGCTGCCCGTGATAACAAGAAGACTAGGATTATTCCCCGTCATCTCCAGTTGGCTATTCGCAATGACGAGGAGTTGAACAAGCTGCTCTCTGGTGTCACCATAGCTCAGGGTGGCGTGTTGCCCAACATCCAGGCTGTGCTTTTGCCCAAGAAGACCGAGAAGAAGGCCTAA
- the LOC6504301 gene encoding uncharacterized protein LOC6504301, with protein sequence MTGRGKGGKGLGKGGAKRHRKVLRDNIQGITKPAIRRLARRGGVKRISGLIYEETRGVLKVFLENVIRDAVTYTEHAKRKTVTAMDVVYALKRQGRTLYGFGVTMPPKTSGKAAKKAGKAQKNITKNDKKKKRKRKESYAIYIYKVLKQVHPDTGISSKAMSIMNSFVNDIFERIAAEASRLAHYNKRSTITSREIQTAVRLLLPGELAKHAVSEGTKAVTNGKAAKKAGKAQKNITKNDKKKKRKRKESYAIYIYKVLKQVHPDTGISSKAMSIMNSFVNDIFERIAAEASRLAHYNKRSTITSREIQTAVRLLLPGELAKHAKMTGRGKGGKGLGKGGAKRHRKVLRDNIQGITKPAIRRLARRGGVKRISGLIYEETRGVLKVFLENVIRDAVTYTEHAKRKTVTAMDVVYALKRQGRTLYGFGG encoded by the exons ATGACAGGTCGTGGTAAAGGTGGCAAGGGCTTGGGAAAAGGTGGCGCCAAGCGTCATCGCAAAGTCTTGCGTGATAACATCCAGGGTATTACAAAGCCAGCTATTCGCCGTTTGGCTCGTCGTGGCGGTGTGAAGCGCATCTCTGGTCTTATCTACGAGGAAACTCGTGGAGTCCTGAAAGTGTTCTTGGAGAACGTTATTCGTGACGCCGTCACCTACACCGAACACGCCAAAAGGAAGACAGTGACGGCCATGGATGTTGTTTATGCTCTGAAGAGACAGGGACGCACTCTATACGGCTTCGGcg TAACTATGCCGCCGAAAACCAGTGGAAAGGCAGCCAAGAAGGCTGGCAAAGCTCAGAAAAATATAACCAAGAAtgataagaagaagaagcgcaAGAGGAAGGAAAGCTATGCTATTTACATCTACAAGGTTCTGAAGCAGGTTCACCCTGACACTGGAATTTCGTCTAAAGCTATGAGTATAATGAACAGCTTCGTAAACGATATCTTTGAGCGTATTGCTGCTGAGGCTTCGCGTCTGGCTCATTACAACAAGCGCTCGACCATCACCAGTCGGGAAATCCAAACGGCTGTTCGTCTTCTCCTGCCTGGAGAGTTGGCCAAGCATGCCGTTAGTGAAGGAACCAAGGCTGTCACTAA TGGAAAGGCAGCCAAGAAGGCTGGCAAAGCTCAGAAAAATATAACCAAGAAtgataagaagaagaagcgcaAGAGGAAGGAAAGCTATGCTATTTACATCTACAAGGTTCTGAAGCAGGTTCACCCTGACACTGGAATTTCGTCTAAAGCTATGAGTATAATGAACAGCTTCGTAAACGATATCTTTGAGCGTATTGCTGCTGAGGCTTCGCGTCTGGCTCATTACAACAAGCGCTCGACCATCACCAGTCGGGAAATCCAAACGGCTGTTCGTCTTCTCCTGCCTGGAGAGTTGGCCAAGCATGCC AAAATGACAGGTCGTGGTAAAGGTGGCAAGGGCTTGGGAAAAGGTGGCGCCAAGCGTCATCGCAAAGTCTTGCGTGATAACATCCAGGGTATTACAAAGCCAGCTATTCGCCGTTTGGCTCGTCGTGGCGGTGTGAAGCGCATCTCTGGTCTTATCTACGAGGAAACTCGTGGAGTCCTGAAAGTGTTCTTGGAGAACGTTATTCGTGACGCCGTCACCTACACCGAACACGCCAAAAGGAAGACAGTGACGGCCATGGATGTTGTTTATGCTCTGAAGAGACAGGGACGCACTCTATACGGCTTCGGcggttaa
- the LOC6504302 gene encoding histone H3-like produces MARTKQTARKSTGGKAPRKQLATKAARKSAPATGGVKKPHRYRPGTVALREIRRYQKSTELLIRKLPFQRLVREIAQDFKTDLRFQSSAVMALQEASEAYLVGLFEDTNLCAIHAKHVTIMPKDIQLARRIRGERA; encoded by the coding sequence ATGGCTCGTACAAAGCAGACTGCTCGTAAATCGACTGGTGGCAAGGCGCCACGCAAACAACTGGCTACAAAGGCCGCACGGAAGAGTGCTCCAGCCACCGGAGGAGTAAAGAAGCCCCATCGCTATCGTCCCGGAACTGTGGCTCTCCGTGAAATCCGTCGCTACCAGAAGAGTACCGAGTTGTTGATCCGCAAGCTGCCATTCCAGCGGTTGGTGCGTGAAATAGCTCAGGACTTCAAGACAGATTTGCGCTTCCAGAGCTCGGCTGTGATGGCTTTGCAGGAAGCTAGCGAAGCCTATCTGGTTGGTCTGTTTGAAGATACCAATTTGTGCGCCATTCATGCCAAGCACGTTACTATTATGCCCAAAGACATCCAGCTGGCTCGTCGTATCCGTGGAGAGCGCgcttaa
- the LOC116655699 gene encoding uncharacterized protein LOC116655699 gives MTGRGKGGKGLGKGGAKRHRKVLRDNIQGITKPAIRRLARRGGVKRISGLIYEETRGVLKVFLENVIRDAVTYTEHAKRKTVTAMDVVYALKRQGRTLYGFGVTMPPKTSGKAAKKAGKAQKNITKNDKKKKRKRKESYAIYIYKVLKQVHPDTGISSKAMSIMNSFVNDIFERIAAEASRLAHYNKRSTITSREIQTAVRLLLPGELAKHAKMTGRGKGGKGLGKGGAKRHRKVLRDNIQGITKPAIRRLARRGGVKRISGLIYEETRGVLKVFLENVIRDAVTYTEHAKRKTVTAMDVVYALKRQGRTLYGFGG, from the exons ATGACAGGTCGTGGTAAAGGTGGCAAGGGCTTGGGAAAAGGTGGCGCCAAGCGTCATCGCAAAGTCTTGCGTGATAACATCCAGGGTATTACAAAGCCAGCTATTCGCCGTTTGGCTCGTCGTGGCGGTGTGAAGCGCATCTCTGGTCTTATCTACGAGGAAACTCGTGGAGTCCTGAAAGTGTTCTTGGAGAACGTTATTCGTGACGCCGTCACCTACACCGAACACGCCAAAAGGAAGACAGTGACGGCCATGGATGTTGTTTATGCTCTGAAGAGACAGGGACGCACTCTATACGGCTTCGGcg TAACTATGCCGCCGAAAACCAGTGGAAAGGCAGCCAAGAAGGCTGGCAAAGCTCAGAAAAATATAACCAAGAAtgataagaagaagaagcgcaAGAGGAAGGAAAGCTATGCTATTTACATCTACAAGGTTCTGAAGCAGGTTCACCCTGACACTGGAATTTCGTCTAAAGCTATGAGTATAATGAACAGCTTCGTAAACGATATCTTTGAGCGTATTGCTGCTGAGGCTTCGCGTCTGGCTCATTACAACAAGCGCTCGACCATCACCAGTCGGGAAATCCAAACGGCTGTTCGTCTTCTCCTGCCTGGAGAGTTGGCCAAGCATGCC AAAATGACTGGTCGTGGTAAAGGTGGCAAGGGCTTGGGAAAAGGTGGCGCCAAGCGTCATCGCAAAGTCTTGCGTGATAACATCCAGGGTATTACAAAGCCAGCTATTCGCCGTTTGGCTCGTCGTGGCGGTGTGAAGCGCATCTCTGGTCTTATCTACGAGGAAACTCGTGGAGTCCTGAAAGTGTTCTTGGAGAACGTTATTCGTGACGCCGTCACCTACACCGAACACGCCAAAAGGAAGACAGTGACGGCCATGGATGTTGTTTATGCTCTGAAGAGACAGGGACGCACTCTATACGGCTTCGGcggttaa